A single Bacillus sp. HMF5848 DNA region contains:
- the sigY gene encoding RNA polymerase sigma factor SigY — MDEQELVESAKRGDSAAFAMLFHNNYSFLVKYLMKLTMSPELSEDIAQDTMVKCMEKIKLYNGKSKFSSWLISIATNLYIDYTRKKKREKSWFEQAFRKMKWQVESRNEEWNDALTALSHLPDTVRIPIILKHYYGYEYEEIAQMLHIPQGTVKSRVHNGLASVRKELKADEQQEKRVPAK; from the coding sequence ATGGATGAACAAGAGTTAGTCGAAAGTGCTAAAAGAGGAGATTCAGCAGCGTTTGCGATGTTATTTCATAACAATTATTCATTTTTAGTCAAGTATCTTATGAAGCTTACGATGTCACCTGAGCTATCAGAGGACATCGCACAGGATACGATGGTGAAATGCATGGAAAAAATAAAGCTATATAACGGCAAATCAAAATTTTCCTCCTGGCTTATATCGATAGCCACGAACTTATATATTGATTATACACGTAAGAAAAAGCGAGAGAAAAGTTGGTTTGAGCAAGCTTTTAGAAAGATGAAGTGGCAAGTCGAAAGTCGAAATGAAGAGTGGAACGATGCTTTAACAGCATTGAGCCATTTGCCTGATACCGTGAGAATTCCTATTATTTTAAAGCATTATTATGGCTATGAGTATGAAGAAATTGCACAAATGCTTCATATTCCGCAAGGGACTGTCAAATCAAGAGTGCATAATGGACTCGCATCAGTGAGAAAGGAGTTGAAGGCGGATGAACAACAAGAAAAACGTGTACCAGCTAAATGA
- a CDS encoding YxlC family protein encodes MNNKKNVYQLNDDKTITQIKKGFDELEEQFPVYTPDIKWFEEKVKQNEQVIRKRLYKELLMFWGVALAIIAIGVVTYLQVPVMFILLQVLVTLMLPAIVYYQHRKRQVIEE; translated from the coding sequence ATGAACAACAAGAAAAACGTGTACCAGCTAAATGATGATAAGACGATTACGCAGATTAAAAAGGGCTTTGATGAGTTGGAAGAGCAATTTCCGGTCTACACTCCCGATATAAAATGGTTTGAAGAAAAAGTGAAACAAAATGAGCAAGTTATTCGTAAAAGATTGTACAAAGAGCTACTTATGTTTTGGGGTGTAGCATTAGCCATTATCGCAATTGGAGTTGTGACGTACCTCCAAGTGCCCGTTATGTTTATACTTCTCCAAGTGCTAGTTACCTTGATGTTACCAGCCATAGTCTATTATCAACATAGAAAACGGCAGGTGATAGAAGAATGA
- a CDS encoding UDP-glucose/GDP-mannose dehydrogenase family protein codes for MKIAVKGTGYVGLVTGVCLADIGHHVTCIDIDESKIELLQLGQSPIYEPGLEELMKKNMEAGCLSFTANYQDVYASADVIFIAVGTPEREDGSANLTYVEQAAQDIATSLQHDTIVVTKSTVPVGTNDRVRAILHEYKPANVKVEVASNPEFLREGSAIYDTFHGDRIVIGADTPHVADQVASIFEPLGLPIVKSDIRSAEMIKYAANAFLATKISFINEIANICEKVGANIEDVANGIGQDSRIGNQFLRAGIGYGGSCFPKDTKALVQIAGNVQHKFELLESVIRVNNAQQALLFKKAVEIVGSFEGKKVAVLGLAFKPNTDDIREAASFVLIGKLVDAGAHVVVYDPIAMEKARVVLGSRVSYAGDVESCVREAEATFLVTEWDEIRSIPLSWYIDWMNTPLLLDGRNCYTLEDADALPIQYVSIGRRQAGSLLVDNKI; via the coding sequence GTGAAGATTGCTGTAAAAGGTACAGGGTACGTGGGGCTCGTAACGGGCGTATGCTTAGCGGATATTGGTCACCACGTTACTTGTATTGATATAGATGAATCAAAAATTGAATTACTTCAGCTTGGGCAGTCACCAATTTATGAGCCGGGTCTTGAAGAACTAATGAAAAAAAACATGGAAGCGGGGTGTCTGTCTTTTACAGCAAACTACCAGGATGTGTATGCATCCGCTGATGTGATTTTCATCGCTGTTGGGACACCTGAGCGTGAGGACGGTTCTGCGAACTTAACGTATGTTGAGCAAGCGGCACAAGACATCGCAACATCATTACAGCACGACACAATCGTTGTAACAAAAAGTACGGTACCAGTTGGCACAAATGATCGTGTTCGCGCAATACTACATGAATACAAACCAGCTAATGTAAAAGTAGAAGTTGCTAGTAACCCAGAATTCTTACGCGAGGGCTCAGCAATCTATGACACGTTTCATGGAGATCGTATTGTGATCGGTGCAGATACTCCGCATGTAGCGGACCAAGTTGCATCAATTTTCGAGCCACTCGGTCTCCCTATTGTTAAATCGGATATCCGTAGTGCGGAAATGATTAAGTATGCTGCAAACGCCTTTTTGGCAACAAAAATAAGTTTTATTAATGAGATAGCAAACATATGTGAAAAGGTTGGCGCAAACATCGAGGATGTTGCCAACGGGATCGGACAAGATAGCCGCATTGGCAACCAGTTTTTACGAGCGGGCATTGGCTATGGTGGCTCATGCTTCCCGAAGGATACGAAGGCACTCGTGCAAATAGCTGGGAATGTCCAACATAAATTTGAACTTCTTGAATCAGTCATTCGCGTTAATAACGCCCAACAAGCTTTGCTTTTTAAAAAAGCTGTTGAGATTGTCGGTAGCTTTGAAGGTAAAAAAGTGGCTGTTCTTGGCTTAGCGTTTAAACCAAATACAGATGATATTCGTGAAGCAGCATCATTCGTTCTTATTGGAAAATTAGTAGATGCAGGCGCTCACGTAGTTGTGTATGATCCAATCGCTATGGAAAAAGCAAGAGTGGTACTTGGTTCGCGCGTTTCCTATGCAGGCGATGTAGAATCATGCGTACGTGAAGCGGAAGCAACGTTCCTCGTTACAGAGTGGGATGAAATTCGCAGTATACCACTAAGCTGGTATATAGACTGGATGAACACACCTCTTTTACTAGACGGGCGTAATTGTTACACGCTTGAAGATGCAGATGCTCTTCCAATTCAATATGTGTCAATTGGTCGACGTCAGGCTGGTAGCTTACTAGTGGACAATAAAATATAA
- the galU gene encoding UTP--glucose-1-phosphate uridylyltransferase GalU, whose translation MRIRKAIIPAAGLGTRFLPATKAQPKEMLPIVDKPTIQYIIEEAVASGIEDILIISGRGKRAIEDHFDKSYELEETLAKKEKWDKLAEIQDIANLANIHYIRQKEPKGLGHAIYCARRFIGNEPFAVMLGDDIVQSKTPCLKQLMNVYDRYNCSVVGVQEVAREDVNKYGIVSPRTEVEPGVYQVETLVEKPAVDMAPSNLAIMGRYILRPEIFDILANQPEGAGGEIQLTDAIRTLTNMQAVVAHYFEGDRYDVGDKLGFIKATVDFALQREEIREDLLTYLRSLTTVNKN comes from the coding sequence TTGAGAATACGTAAAGCGATAATTCCAGCGGCAGGGCTTGGAACGAGATTTCTACCCGCCACAAAAGCACAGCCGAAAGAAATGTTACCAATCGTAGATAAACCGACTATTCAATACATAATTGAAGAGGCGGTTGCATCAGGTATTGAGGATATTCTAATTATTAGTGGTCGAGGCAAGCGTGCTATCGAAGACCATTTTGATAAATCATATGAACTTGAAGAAACATTAGCGAAGAAGGAAAAATGGGATAAGCTTGCTGAAATTCAAGATATAGCGAACTTAGCTAACATTCATTACATTCGTCAAAAAGAGCCAAAAGGACTAGGTCATGCGATTTACTGTGCACGTCGTTTTATAGGAAATGAACCTTTTGCGGTTATGCTAGGTGATGATATCGTTCAATCAAAGACGCCTTGCTTGAAACAGCTTATGAACGTATATGATCGCTATAATTGCTCGGTTGTTGGCGTTCAAGAGGTTGCCAGAGAAGATGTAAATAAGTACGGAATTGTAAGCCCGCGTACAGAAGTAGAGCCAGGTGTGTACCAAGTAGAAACGTTAGTGGAAAAACCAGCTGTTGATATGGCACCGTCCAATCTTGCCATTATGGGTCGATATATTTTACGCCCAGAAATCTTTGATATTTTAGCAAATCAACCAGAAGGAGCAGGAGGAGAAATTCAACTAACAGACGCTATTCGCACGTTAACAAACATGCAAGCCGTTGTCGCTCACTACTTCGAAGGTGACCGCTATGATGTAGGAGATAAGCTTGGTTTTATCAAGGCGACAGTTGACTTTGCTTTACAGCGTGAGGAAATACGAGAGGACTTATTAACGTATTTGCGAAGCTTAACGACTGTTAATAAAAACTAG
- a CDS encoding sigma-Y antisigma factor component: MTEQELKLLPIVIIILLAQSTWLYLDARKHGHNKWIWGIVGLVQAPMPTLFYLLFIRKVFRKGRVQ; this comes from the coding sequence ATGACAGAACAAGAATTAAAGCTTTTACCGATTGTCATCATTATACTATTAGCCCAAAGCACTTGGCTTTACTTAGATGCTAGAAAGCATGGTCACAATAAATGGATATGGGGCATTGTCGGACTCGTACAAGCGCCAATGCCAACACTCTTTTACCTACTATTTATTCGAAAAGTTTTTCGTAAAGGAAGAGTACAATGA
- a CDS encoding M55 family metallopeptidase: MKIFISADMEGISGVATNQQLKTPSEYQRFRKLMTQDVNAAIEGAFEGGATDVVVADGHGNMSNILIEDLDSRARLVSGSNRVMCQLEGLDESYAGIMFVGHHGREGGSERTVISHSLAGICVNEFKINGQVVGETEMNAKVAGAFGVPAIFVSGDDAYVAEVQETLPQVEGAVVKRGVDRFAAELLHPVKAQEIIREKAKLAVEKVATMEPSVVEGPITFEIQFKGSNQALMTTTIPQVELINPKTICFTCDDIVTAYKLMWATVIIAMTATNGVLGQVNA; this comes from the coding sequence ATGAAAATATTTATTTCGGCAGACATGGAAGGTATATCAGGGGTTGCTACAAATCAGCAGCTAAAAACACCAAGTGAGTATCAACGCTTCCGCAAGCTTATGACACAGGATGTGAACGCAGCTATTGAAGGAGCCTTTGAAGGTGGTGCGACAGATGTTGTAGTAGCAGATGGACATGGCAATATGTCCAACATTTTAATAGAAGATTTAGACTCACGTGCACGCCTAGTGTCTGGAAGCAATCGTGTTATGTGTCAGCTTGAGGGATTGGATGAAAGCTATGCTGGTATTATGTTCGTCGGACATCACGGTCGCGAAGGTGGCTCAGAACGCACGGTTATAAGTCACTCGCTAGCGGGTATTTGCGTAAATGAATTCAAAATAAATGGACAAGTTGTTGGAGAAACAGAAATGAACGCTAAGGTTGCCGGTGCGTTTGGTGTACCTGCCATTTTTGTTTCAGGAGATGACGCGTATGTGGCCGAGGTGCAAGAAACGTTGCCACAAGTAGAAGGTGCGGTCGTCAAGCGTGGTGTCGATCGTTTTGCAGCCGAATTATTGCATCCTGTAAAAGCGCAAGAGATTATTCGTGAAAAAGCTAAGCTAGCGGTCGAAAAAGTAGCTACAATGGAACCAAGTGTAGTAGAAGGCCCGATTACGTTTGAAATTCAATTTAAAGGTTCGAACCAAGCACTCATGACTACAACGATTCCACAGGTCGAGCTTATAAATCCAAAAACAATTTGTTTCACATGTGATGATATTGTCACTGCCTATAAATTAATGTGGGCCACTGTTATTATTGCAATGACCGCTACAAACGGTGTATTAGGTCAGGTGAATGCTTAG
- a CDS encoding methyl-accepting chemotaxis protein, which yields MRSIRYKLISYMLLLLIIPSLIIGTVGFFIAKSNLDDLGDKTLKNGVEMAIQLIDSMNQQVESGNISLEEAQEQVKVYLIGKMDSEGKREISSPVDLGENGYFFVYSVEGVEVAHPSIEGQSVWDIQDVDGQLFAQKQIELAQSGGGYVTYKWALPNNPDKVAEKITYSEIDPHWGWVISAGTYKMDFNQGANEVLKYLAITLIAAIILGGTISYLLSRNISNPINAITTQVKEVAAGNLSVELLTHKRKDEIGQLINGFNTMVHNLQSLIGKVQHSIGDITSTSQNLSAVAEETTASSEEIGRAIEDISKGAIQQASDADDTNRNTLVLSQQIQVLSEKTLILREGSNEVERSNKTGLESVNTLKSKSTETDHSVQQAREVIESLSTRVREIESIIATINDISNQTNLLALNASIEAARAGEQGKGFAVVASEVRKLAEQTSDATEKVRQTISNIIDESDKAFVEMEKTKELAKEQVQAVSQTEDSFELIANAIKQMATVIKEVDENIQILVSSKDNVVVAVENIAAVSEESAASTEQITSSIDEQLNAITVVSDSATELNDLITGLKNEINKFHL from the coding sequence ATGAGGAGTATTCGCTATAAGCTAATATCATACATGTTGTTGCTATTAATTATCCCAAGTTTAATTATTGGGACAGTCGGTTTTTTTATAGCAAAAAGTAACCTAGATGATCTTGGTGATAAGACGTTAAAAAATGGTGTAGAAATGGCTATCCAGCTAATTGACTCTATGAATCAGCAAGTAGAGTCAGGGAATATCTCGTTAGAAGAGGCGCAAGAGCAAGTTAAGGTGTACCTTATTGGGAAAATGGACAGTGAGGGGAAGCGCGAGATTTCGAGTCCTGTTGACTTAGGAGAGAACGGTTACTTCTTCGTGTATAGTGTAGAAGGGGTGGAAGTAGCACATCCTTCTATTGAAGGCCAAAGTGTATGGGATATTCAAGACGTTGATGGACAACTATTTGCTCAAAAGCAAATTGAATTAGCGCAATCTGGTGGCGGCTATGTGACGTATAAATGGGCTTTACCGAATAATCCAGATAAAGTGGCAGAGAAAATTACGTACAGTGAAATTGATCCACATTGGGGCTGGGTTATTTCTGCCGGAACGTACAAAATGGACTTTAATCAAGGTGCAAATGAAGTGCTAAAGTACTTGGCAATTACGCTAATAGCAGCTATCATCTTGGGCGGTACAATATCCTACCTATTATCTAGAAACATCTCTAATCCGATTAATGCAATTACCACACAAGTGAAAGAAGTAGCAGCAGGAAATTTATCAGTAGAGCTACTAACTCATAAACGTAAAGATGAAATTGGCCAATTAATAAATGGATTTAACACGATGGTGCATAACTTGCAATCCTTAATTGGAAAGGTACAGCATTCTATCGGTGACATTACAAGTACATCACAAAACTTAAGTGCTGTGGCAGAAGAAACGACCGCATCTAGTGAAGAAATTGGAAGAGCAATTGAAGATATATCAAAAGGTGCTATTCAGCAGGCTAGTGATGCAGATGATACGAACCGCAATACGTTAGTACTATCACAACAAATTCAAGTGCTATCAGAAAAGACACTTATTTTAAGGGAAGGATCGAACGAGGTAGAACGTTCTAATAAAACTGGATTAGAAAGTGTCAACACGCTAAAATCTAAATCTACTGAAACAGATCATTCCGTTCAACAAGCACGTGAAGTGATAGAATCACTATCTACTAGAGTGAGAGAAATTGAGTCTATTATTGCGACGATCAATGATATTTCGAATCAAACAAATCTACTGGCGTTAAATGCATCTATTGAAGCAGCGCGTGCAGGTGAACAAGGAAAAGGCTTTGCGGTTGTAGCTAGTGAAGTAAGAAAGCTAGCTGAACAAACATCTGACGCAACGGAAAAAGTTCGTCAAACGATTTCAAATATTATTGACGAATCAGATAAAGCTTTTGTAGAAATGGAAAAAACAAAAGAATTAGCGAAAGAACAAGTGCAGGCCGTGTCACAAACAGAGGATTCATTTGAGCTGATTGCAAATGCCATTAAACAAATGGCAACAGTTATCAAAGAGGTAGATGAAAATATTCAAATTCTAGTGTCCTCGAAGGATAATGTTGTTGTTGCTGTTGAAAATATAGCAGCCGTAAGTGAGGAGTCTGCAGCGTCTACTGAACAAATCACATCTAGTATTGACGAGCAATTAAACGCTATTACGGTCGTGTCAGATTCAGCAACCGAATTAAATGATTTGATAACAGGATTGAAAAATGAAATAAACAAGTTTCATCTATAA
- a CDS encoding YbjQ family protein gives MIIVTTNFVPGKEIKELKGFVRGSTVQSKNIGKDILAGLKTIVGGELKEYTEMMEEARQRAIGRMVKDAEAKGANAVIEMRLESSAVMQGASEIIAYGTAVYVE, from the coding sequence ATGATTATAGTAACTACTAATTTCGTGCCAGGAAAAGAAATTAAGGAACTAAAAGGGTTTGTGCGTGGTAGCACAGTACAATCTAAAAACATCGGGAAAGACATTTTGGCTGGCTTAAAAACAATCGTTGGTGGCGAGTTAAAAGAGTACACAGAGATGATGGAAGAAGCTCGTCAGCGTGCGATTGGCCGTATGGTCAAGGATGCAGAAGCAAAAGGCGCTAATGCTGTTATTGAAATGCGCCTTGAATCATCTGCTGTTATGCAAGGCGCATCTGAAATCATCGCGTATGGCACAGCAGTCTACGTAGAATAG
- a CDS encoding S-layer homology domain-containing protein: protein MKKYPLSSKAMKAMLATSLAFTPVFATGVALHPSVVVAAENEYSTIEELVEYLDSVYDVLSEDEKVILTDARDRVAAITEEEWNEYAARAIKDGTANQVEKEGLFADLLQLLTSANVLNLNDNIDSFRESQADNVDAVFGPEVTVDKLLNYIASVQSNFLDSISNLDVDTAAETEIYWELYNAIKDTEDEHGISDKFVAMLDQFETLLVMVELSDTYDTEDREVRNTLIKALQEVQGEEEAPVVDPDPTPSPSPSPSPSPAPAPAPTPAPDRVDVPVDAIEKITQPNAQGKIVAVSKIKAEKVADLVKNIDATKSTVALKVEAKAGEVAKAVLPVNLFTEASKKNKNAKVAVESNGASYTLPVKEIKEKLTELAQSLGVAETDIEINISVSVVEATDTAVTEATKKNKTAAIVSDVIEFSVEVSSGDKTKHIDRFSTYVERKIAGKKDFNSNNSVAVRIEDDGDLVAIPTLFNGKEATIKSLTNSKYTVIENNKTFPDVDNNMSWAESFIEPLASKLIIQGKDNGTYAPEELMTRAQFTVLLVRALGLPSEEYTAGTFTDVKGDEWFNENGELAAAVKTGIIQGKDDGSFDAYGKITRAQAAIMMQRAMALAFLNYDTSKLDVSKDSADFTDAAAFSTWEEAADAIEAIYQAGIVGGKDDGSFDAYGYTTRAQMAKILANFLVSAELMNSIK from the coding sequence ATGAAAAAGTATCCACTTAGCTCAAAAGCAATGAAAGCAATGCTTGCAACAAGTTTAGCATTTACACCTGTATTCGCAACTGGTGTAGCACTACATCCTTCAGTTGTAGTAGCTGCAGAGAACGAGTATAGCACGATTGAAGAATTAGTAGAGTACTTGGATAGCGTGTACGACGTTTTATCAGAAGATGAAAAGGTTATCTTAACGGACGCACGTGACAGAGTAGCTGCTATTACAGAAGAAGAATGGAACGAATATGCAGCAAGAGCTATCAAAGACGGTACGGCTAATCAAGTAGAAAAAGAAGGCCTATTCGCTGACTTACTACAACTATTAACTAGTGCTAACGTCCTTAATTTAAATGACAATATTGACAGCTTTAGAGAATCACAAGCTGACAACGTAGATGCAGTTTTTGGTCCAGAAGTAACAGTGGACAAATTATTAAACTACATTGCATCAGTTCAATCGAACTTCTTAGATTCTATTAGTAATCTTGATGTTGATACTGCGGCTGAAACAGAGATTTACTGGGAATTATACAATGCTATCAAAGATACAGAAGATGAGCATGGTATCTCTGACAAGTTCGTAGCAATGCTCGATCAATTTGAGACTCTTTTAGTGATGGTTGAGCTATCAGATACGTATGACACGGAAGATCGTGAAGTTCGTAACACGTTAATTAAAGCATTACAAGAAGTGCAAGGTGAAGAGGAAGCTCCGGTTGTTGATCCAGATCCAACTCCAAGCCCATCACCAAGCCCGAGTCCAAGCCCAGCGCCGGCACCTGCTCCAACTCCAGCACCAGATAGAGTTGACGTGCCAGTTGATGCTATTGAAAAAATTACACAACCAAATGCACAAGGTAAAATCGTAGCAGTTTCTAAAATTAAAGCTGAAAAAGTAGCTGACCTTGTTAAAAACATTGATGCTACAAAATCAACTGTAGCATTAAAAGTAGAAGCTAAAGCTGGTGAAGTGGCTAAGGCTGTTCTTCCTGTAAATCTATTTACAGAAGCGTCTAAGAAAAACAAAAATGCAAAAGTAGCTGTTGAATCTAACGGTGCTTCTTACACACTTCCTGTAAAGGAAATTAAAGAAAAATTAACTGAACTAGCACAATCACTAGGTGTTGCTGAAACAGATATTGAAATTAACATTTCTGTAAGCGTAGTGGAAGCGACTGATACAGCTGTAACAGAAGCGACTAAGAAAAACAAAACAGCTGCTATCGTATCAGACGTAATTGAGTTCTCTGTTGAAGTAAGCTCAGGCGACAAAACAAAGCACATTGACCGCTTCTCAACATATGTTGAGCGTAAAATTGCTGGTAAAAAAGATTTCAACAGCAACAACTCTGTAGCTGTTCGTATTGAAGATGATGGAGACCTAGTTGCAATTCCTACTCTATTCAACGGGAAAGAAGCTACTATCAAATCATTAACAAACTCTAAATACACAGTAATTGAAAATAACAAAACATTCCCTGATGTTGACAACAACATGAGCTGGGCTGAATCATTCATTGAGCCACTAGCTTCTAAGTTAATCATTCAAGGTAAAGATAATGGTACGTATGCTCCTGAAGAGCTTATGACTCGTGCTCAATTCACAGTATTATTAGTTCGTGCACTTGGTTTACCATCTGAAGAATATACGGCTGGTACATTCACAGATGTTAAAGGTGATGAGTGGTTCAATGAAAACGGTGAATTAGCGGCTGCTGTTAAAACTGGTATTATCCAAGGTAAAGATGACGGTTCATTTGATGCTTATGGAAAAATTACTCGTGCACAAGCTGCGATCATGATGCAACGTGCTATGGCCCTTGCATTCTTAAACTATGACACATCTAAACTAGATGTATCTAAAGATAGCGCAGACTTCACAGATGCTGCTGCATTCTCAACTTGGGAAGAAGCTGCAGATGCAATTGAAGCAATTTACCAAGCAGGAATTGTTGGTGGAAAAGATGATGGAAGCTTTGATGCATATGGATACACAACTCGTGCCCAAATGGCAAAAATCTTAGCTAACTTCTTAGTTTCTGCAGAATTAATGAATTCAATTAAGTAA